The Brassica napus cultivar Da-Ae chromosome C7, Da-Ae, whole genome shotgun sequence genome has a segment encoding these proteins:
- the LOC106410668 gene encoding uncharacterized protein LOC106410668 isoform X2, with protein sequence MFGLHKKSSQEKFQRHANYHSSSQNLLNVFDDFVPVQERLTQRKPHEMPNRRCKEQFKTSRDEAVQRRLFSQFEIQEFCDNLVEGVVKALKDVRKSHKKSTTTRAPVAEPSLFINEKSKGKSKNNLEDLKDFSDSLPTYDEYNEEMLESLIICEDECDIPSPKYDFMFDDEETNRLTCFEPDHPSSLVLVSQDFEKEQFNYPQQGPLLDTRRPMDADLGPIFDEENELDPILEEEAPSITSINMENHLCFDLG encoded by the exons ATGTTTGGACTTCACAAGAAGAGTAGCCAAGAGAAATTCCAACGACATGCTAATTATCATTCTTCATCTCAAAACTTGTTGAAtgtttttgatgattttgttcCTGTGCAGGAAAGACTAACCCAAAGAAAACCACATGAGATGCCTAACCGGAGGTGCAAGGAACAGTTTAAAACGTCCAGAGATGAAGCTGTTCAAAGAAGGCTTTTCAGTCAGTTTGAAATCCAAGAATTTTGTGACAATCTTGTAGAGGGAGTGGTGAAAGCACTCAAGGACGTCAGAAAAAGCCACAAGAAGAGCACAACCACACGTGCACCTGTAGCTGAACCATCATTATTCATCAATGAAAAATCTAAAGGTAAATCGAAAAACAACCTTGAAGAtctaaaagatttttcagattctttaccaaCTTATGATGAATATAATGAAGAGATGTTGGAGAGTTTGATCATTTGTGAGGATGAATGTGATATTCCTTCtccaaaatatgattttatgtttgatgatgaagagaCTAATAGACTAACCTGTTTTGAACCGGATcatccgagtagtcttgttctAGTTTCACAGGATTTTGAGAAAGAGCAATTCAACTACCCACAACAAGGACCTCTTCTTGACACTAGGAGACCCATGGACGCTGATCTaggtcccatctttgatgaggaaaACGAACTTGATCCAATCCTTGAAGAGGAAGCACCAAGCATAACATCCATCAACATGGAGAATCATCTTTGCTTTGATCTCG GATAG
- the LOC106410668 gene encoding uncharacterized protein LOC106410668 isoform X1, producing MFGLHKKSSQEKFQRHANYHSSSQNLLNVFDDFVPVQERLTQRKPHEMPNRRCKEQFKTSRDEAVQRRLFSQFEIQEFCDNLVEGVVKALKDVRKSHKKSTTTRAPVAEPSLFINEKSKGKSKNNLEDLKDFSDSLPTYDEYNEEMLESLIICEDECDIPSPKYDFMFDDEETNRLTCFEPDHPSSLVLVSQDFEKEQFNYPQQGPLLDTRRPMDADLGPIFDEENELDPILEEEAPSITSINMENHLCFDLDMFSLGFSLRKVKA from the exons ATGTTTGGACTTCACAAGAAGAGTAGCCAAGAGAAATTCCAACGACATGCTAATTATCATTCTTCATCTCAAAACTTGTTGAAtgtttttgatgattttgttcCTGTGCAGGAAAGACTAACCCAAAGAAAACCACATGAGATGCCTAACCGGAGGTGCAAGGAACAGTTTAAAACGTCCAGAGATGAAGCTGTTCAAAGAAGGCTTTTCAGTCAGTTTGAAATCCAAGAATTTTGTGACAATCTTGTAGAGGGAGTGGTGAAAGCACTCAAGGACGTCAGAAAAAGCCACAAGAAGAGCACAACCACACGTGCACCTGTAGCTGAACCATCATTATTCATCAATGAAAAATCTAAAGGTAAATCGAAAAACAACCTTGAAGAtctaaaagatttttcagattctttaccaaCTTATGATGAATATAATGAAGAGATGTTGGAGAGTTTGATCATTTGTGAGGATGAATGTGATATTCCTTCtccaaaatatgattttatgtttgatgatgaagagaCTAATAGACTAACCTGTTTTGAACCGGATcatccgagtagtcttgttctAGTTTCACAGGATTTTGAGAAAGAGCAATTCAACTACCCACAACAAGGACCTCTTCTTGACACTAGGAGACCCATGGACGCTGATCTaggtcccatctttgatgaggaaaACGAACTTGATCCAATCCTTGAAGAGGAAGCACCAAGCATAACATCCATCAACATGGAGAATCATCTTTGCTTTGATCTCG ACATGTTCAGTCTCGGATTCAGTCTCAGAAAAGTGAAAGCATAG